Genomic DNA from Haloplanus sp. HW8-1:
GGCGACGCCGCAGTGACGGGGCTGATCGGGAGAGAGCCGTTCGCCTACACGGTGACCTACCGCGAACGTGGCGCACACGTGCTCGGCCCCACCACCGTGAGCGCCCGGGACGTTCTCGGCCTCGCGCGGCGCACCTTCGTCCTCGACCGGCGGGACACCGTGCTTGTGTATCCACGGGTGTTCTACCCATCGGCACCCGTCGGCGAGCGGTTGCGGGCGCTGGCGCACCCGGATCGGGGTGTCGAACGCGGCGCCTTCGACCACCTCCGGGAGTACGCCCGCGGCGACTCGCTGCGCGACGTCCACTGGAAGTCGAGCGCCAAGCGTGAAGCTCTCGTCGTCCAGGAGTTCGCCGATGACGGCGACCGGCGGACGGTGACCATGGCGGTCGGTGCCGCATCCGGCCGGGCCGACGCGATGGCGGAGGCGGCCGCCACCGTCGGCTACGCCCTCCTCGACGAGGGGATCTCCGTGTCGCTGACGACCCCCGACGGGCGGCTCAGCCTGACACCGGGGGACGCCAGTCGACTGCTCGCTCACCTCGCCCGCGTCGACGCCGGTGACGTCGGGGCCGACGCCGACGTCGTCGTCCACGCGGACGACGAGGTGACGGTCCGTATCGACGGCACGTTGCAGCCGTTCGATCCCGGTCGGCGTCGGCGGATCGGGAGCGGCGACGGCGACGGATGGGCGGACGGGGACGGGGACGACAGCTCCCAGGGGACGCGCGCCGCCGACCGACCGACGTCGATCACGGAGGTGCGGGCGTGAGCGTCGAGGCCGGCCGCGGCGACGGCGTCCTCCCGGGGTCGTTCGACCCGGACTTTCGGATCGCCGTCTACTGCTCGCTCGCCGTCCTGACCGCCTCGTACGGGCGCGTTCTCTATCACGTGACGGACGTCGTCGGTGGAGCCCAACTCATGCTCGCGACGCTCGTGGGGTCCGTGGCACTGGGGGTGGCGGCTGGGTGGTTCCTCCGAGTCCGGACCGCACTCGTCCTGACCGCCCTCTTTCTCGGCGGCGGGTTCG
This window encodes:
- a CDS encoding DUF58 domain-containing protein; this encodes MPIDRDATSSTPRWRASWWSEMPPRILPTRRGLAVVAVAGAGFAMGATFGPRSLDAVVLPAGIVLLAAGVQLALLDSPRAERTTPPAGDPGSTRTVRLAVATDTPVTAVVHDRLPDGVDGDAAVTGLIGREPFAYTVTYRERGAHVLGPTTVSARDVLGLARRTFVLDRRDTVLVYPRVFYPSAPVGERLRALAHPDRGVERGAFDHLREYARGDSLRDVHWKSSAKREALVVQEFADDGDRRTVTMAVGAASGRADAMAEAAATVGYALLDEGISVSLTTPDGRLSLTPGDASRLLAHLARVDAGDVGADADVVVHADDEVTVRIDGTLQPFDPGRRRRIGSGDGDGWADGDGDDSSQGTRAADRPTSITEVRA